A region from the Variovorax sp. RKNM96 genome encodes:
- a CDS encoding DUF2239 family protein, translating to MPSDTPSINLIVYAGFKRIAEGSTAEVLAQLRERKDQTPYLIFDAQTGESLDFDVHNQAGVVPHAASAEAHDDAPRGVGRPKLGVVAREVTLLPRHWDWLNRQPGGASVALRRLVQEASRVNADRDAVRASREATYRFMTAIAGALPGFEEATRALFAGERNRFEGLIDAWPADLRTQLQKLSAAGWSTPA from the coding sequence ATGCCATCCGACACGCCATCCATCAACCTCATTGTTTACGCCGGCTTCAAGCGCATCGCAGAAGGAAGCACCGCCGAAGTGCTCGCACAACTGCGCGAACGCAAGGACCAGACGCCCTACCTCATCTTCGACGCCCAGACCGGCGAGTCGCTCGACTTCGACGTGCACAACCAGGCCGGCGTCGTGCCGCACGCGGCCAGCGCCGAGGCCCATGACGACGCGCCGCGCGGCGTGGGCCGGCCGAAGCTGGGCGTGGTCGCGCGCGAAGTCACGCTGCTGCCGCGCCACTGGGACTGGCTCAACCGCCAGCCCGGCGGTGCCTCTGTCGCGCTGCGGCGCCTGGTGCAGGAGGCGAGCCGCGTCAACGCCGACCGCGACGCCGTGCGCGCCTCGCGCGAAGCCACCTACCGCTTCATGACGGCGATCGCCGGCGCCCTGCCCGGCTTCGAGGAAGCCACGCGCGCGCTGTTCGCCGGCGAGCGCAACCGCTTCGAGGGCCTCATCGACGCCTGGCCCGCGGACCTGCGCACCCAACTTCAAAAACTGTCAGCCGCCGGCTGGAGCACCCCTGCATGA
- a CDS encoding VOC family protein: MQKIVPCLWFDGNGEEVLSFYTGIFPNARVTDRLHWPANGPGPKDGSLLTATFELDGQEFMVLNGGPDYKFTPALSLYVPCETQAEVDHYWDKLLEGGGKPMQCGWLTDRYGVSWQVAPTAMIRMFQDKDPEKAGRAMRAMMQMVKLDLATVQKAYEGT; this comes from the coding sequence ATGCAGAAGATCGTTCCCTGCCTCTGGTTCGACGGCAACGGCGAGGAGGTGCTGAGTTTCTACACCGGCATCTTCCCGAACGCCCGCGTGACCGACCGGCTGCACTGGCCCGCCAACGGTCCGGGCCCGAAAGACGGCAGCCTGCTCACCGCGACCTTCGAGCTCGACGGCCAGGAATTCATGGTGCTCAACGGCGGCCCCGACTACAAGTTCACCCCGGCGCTCTCGCTCTACGTGCCCTGCGAGACGCAGGCCGAGGTCGACCACTACTGGGACAAGCTGCTCGAAGGCGGCGGCAAGCCCATGCAATGCGGCTGGCTCACCGACCGCTATGGCGTCTCGTGGCAGGTTGCGCCCACGGCCATGATCCGCATGTTCCAGGACAAGGACCCCGAGAAGGCCGGCCGCGCGATGCGGGCCATGATGCAGATGGTCAAGCTCGACCTGGCCACGGTGCAGAAGGCTTACGAGGGCACCTGA
- a CDS encoding amidohydrolase family protein, with protein sequence MEPTRNTRYPGACDCHVHIYEDRFPLIPNVAWVPPHSPVSAYRTEVQAPLGIDRAIVVQPTGYGFDNSCTLDALAQFGASARGIALVGPEVSDEEIARLHAGGMRGVRYMMIGGVLSWASLEPMAARLANAEWMVNLQLDGRTIPEHEEVLKRLPCRLVLDHNGKFLEPVAPEHPSFQSLLRVLDSGRVWIKLSAPYETSKLGPPGYDDVSLLARTLAEKFPERCLWASNWPHPGRDPRPKAVPLYDLLFSWATSDDTRRRILVDNPGALYGF encoded by the coding sequence ATGGAACCCACCCGCAACACGCGCTACCCCGGTGCCTGCGACTGCCACGTCCACATCTACGAAGACCGCTTTCCGCTGATTCCGAACGTGGCCTGGGTGCCGCCGCATTCGCCGGTGTCGGCCTACCGCACCGAGGTGCAGGCGCCGCTGGGCATCGACCGCGCGATCGTCGTGCAGCCGACCGGCTACGGCTTCGACAACAGCTGCACGCTCGATGCGCTGGCGCAGTTCGGCGCTTCGGCGCGCGGCATTGCATTGGTCGGACCCGAGGTGAGCGATGAAGAGATTGCGCGCCTGCACGCGGGCGGCATGCGCGGTGTGCGCTACATGATGATCGGCGGCGTCTTGAGCTGGGCCTCGCTCGAGCCCATGGCGGCGCGGCTCGCGAATGCCGAATGGATGGTCAACCTGCAGCTCGACGGCCGCACGATTCCGGAGCATGAGGAAGTGCTCAAGCGCCTGCCGTGCCGGCTGGTGCTGGACCACAACGGCAAATTCCTGGAGCCGGTGGCGCCGGAACATCCGTCGTTCCAGTCGCTCCTGCGCGTGCTGGATTCGGGGCGCGTGTGGATCAAGCTTTCCGCGCCCTACGAGACCTCGAAGCTGGGCCCGCCCGGCTACGACGACGTGAGCCTGCTCGCGCGCACGCTGGCCGAGAAGTTTCCCGAGCGCTGCCTCTGGGCCAGCAACTGGCCGCATCCGGGGCGCGACCCGAGGCCCAAGGCCGTGCCGCTGTACGACCTGCTGTTTTCATGGGCCACCAGCGACGACACGCGCCGCCGCATCCTCGTGGACAACCCGGGCGCGCTGTACGGGTTCTAG
- a CDS encoding sigma-70 family RNA polymerase sigma factor, translated as MFERYYRELLSFLSRKVSDRATAADLAQESYARVYEAQRTGSVVRDPRALLYRTARNLVTDHHRRTGVRADFDGAASSDEGAVELDDCIGPSTFEPDTILSSGQGLAAMVATIDRLPPRCREAFVLYKFDGLSYAEVAERMGISVRTVEMQLRIAMDACWACLDEVNGGPQ; from the coding sequence GTGTTCGAACGCTATTACCGCGAACTGCTGAGCTTTCTTTCCCGAAAGGTGTCCGACCGCGCCACCGCGGCCGACCTGGCGCAGGAGAGCTACGCGCGCGTGTACGAGGCGCAGCGCACCGGCAGCGTGGTGCGCGACCCGCGTGCGCTGCTGTACCGCACGGCCCGCAACCTCGTCACCGATCACCACCGCCGCACCGGCGTGCGTGCCGATTTCGACGGGGCCGCCTCTTCGGACGAGGGCGCGGTTGAGCTCGACGATTGCATCGGCCCTTCGACCTTCGAGCCCGACACCATCCTGTCGTCCGGCCAGGGGCTGGCGGCCATGGTCGCCACCATCGACAGGCTGCCGCCGCGCTGCCGCGAAGCCTTCGTGCTCTACAAGTTCGACGGACTGTCGTATGCCGAAGTCGCCGAGCGCATGGGCATTTCCGTGCGGACGGTCGAGATGCAGCTGCGCATCGCCATGGATGCGTGCTGGGCGTGCCTGGACGAAGTGAACGGGGGCCCGCAATGA
- a CDS encoding TonB-dependent siderophore receptor — protein MNRLMKMTPAPLALAVALALASAPLRAQTSGGQGAAQQISIAAQPLAEALNDWARQTRIQLVVQQSLVAGKTAPAISGSLTPRAALDRLLAGSGLAATMEGNAAAVKAAPVAPAASGSSTLPAVTVVADGEESATGHVQGYVARRSATGTKTDTPIIETPQSISVITADRIEAMGAANLKDALGYTPGVSTTTYGADSRYDWISLRGFDAYSPGFYLDGLPLRNNSTWGVWRTENYGAERIELLRGPSSVLYGMSGPGGVVNVVSKRPTAEPVRELQLQVGDHNRKQVAGDFSGALDADGKVLYRITGLVRDAQLPAAKEADDRTYIAPSLTWKPSSDTTLTLLSQFSRTRSGVYTRARPQVGSLDATAIGTFIPSKLFVGEPGFDRFDQDQEMVGYQFEHRINDTWTVRQNARYAHQKLDYTGTQLTGFMALNPDVPNDPMNFQQMSRSVFGSRENIGAVALDNQAQADFRLGETQHKVLVGLDYQRTRIDQITFSGGSASPLNIYAPVYGGPIEPPAPYFDGITRLTQTGVYLQDQIKWGDRWSLTLGGRYDTADSTVFSRLDGSTQRIRDHKFTSRAGLVYLHPSGWAPYLSYSESFAPTATIDPVSGDPFKPESGKQVEAGVRYQPTGSKAMYSAAIFDLRRKNYISFDGDAKPKQTGEISVRGLELEATAEIASRMNLTASYSYTPRAIVTASSNPSEIGKQATAVPRHRLSVWADYRFANGLKVGLGARYTGTNYGDGEAAWPSKVPASTVLDAMLGYDIDRWSLALNLRNLTNKTYIANCGYRNCYYGYPRTAVATATYRW, from the coding sequence ATGAACCGCTTGATGAAGATGACGCCGGCACCGCTGGCGCTGGCCGTGGCACTCGCGCTGGCGAGCGCGCCGCTGCGCGCCCAGACCTCGGGAGGCCAGGGCGCGGCGCAGCAGATCAGCATTGCCGCCCAGCCGCTGGCCGAGGCCCTGAACGACTGGGCGCGGCAGACCCGCATCCAGCTGGTCGTGCAGCAAAGCCTGGTGGCCGGCAAGACGGCGCCCGCCATCTCCGGCAGCCTGACGCCCCGCGCGGCGCTCGACCGCCTGCTCGCCGGCAGCGGGCTGGCCGCCACCATGGAAGGCAATGCGGCCGCGGTCAAGGCCGCGCCCGTCGCACCGGCCGCATCGGGCAGCTCGACGCTGCCGGCGGTCACCGTGGTGGCCGATGGCGAGGAAAGCGCCACGGGACACGTACAGGGCTACGTGGCCAGGCGCAGTGCCACCGGCACCAAGACCGACACGCCGATCATCGAGACGCCGCAGTCGATCTCGGTGATCACGGCCGACCGCATCGAGGCCATGGGTGCCGCCAACCTCAAGGACGCGCTGGGCTACACGCCGGGCGTGTCGACCACCACCTACGGCGCCGACTCGCGCTACGACTGGATCTCGCTGCGCGGCTTCGATGCCTATTCGCCGGGCTTCTACCTCGACGGCCTGCCGCTGCGCAACAACAGCACCTGGGGCGTGTGGCGCACCGAGAACTACGGCGCCGAGCGCATCGAGCTGCTGCGCGGGCCTTCGTCGGTGCTGTACGGCATGAGCGGACCGGGCGGGGTGGTGAACGTCGTCAGCAAGCGCCCGACGGCGGAGCCCGTGCGCGAACTGCAACTGCAGGTGGGCGACCACAACCGCAAGCAGGTCGCAGGCGATTTCTCGGGTGCGCTGGATGCCGACGGCAAGGTGCTCTATCGCATCACCGGGCTGGTGCGCGATGCGCAACTGCCGGCCGCCAAGGAGGCCGACGACCGCACCTACATCGCGCCGTCGCTCACCTGGAAGCCGTCGAGCGACACCACGCTCACGCTGCTGTCGCAGTTCTCGCGCACGCGCAGCGGTGTCTACACCCGCGCGCGGCCGCAGGTCGGCTCGCTCGATGCGACCGCGATCGGCACCTTCATTCCCTCGAAACTGTTCGTCGGCGAGCCCGGCTTCGACCGCTTCGACCAGGACCAGGAGATGGTCGGCTACCAGTTCGAGCACCGCATCAACGACACCTGGACGGTGCGGCAGAACGCGCGCTACGCGCACCAGAAGCTCGACTACACGGGCACGCAACTGACCGGCTTCATGGCGCTGAACCCCGACGTGCCGAACGATCCGATGAACTTCCAGCAGATGTCGCGCAGCGTGTTCGGCAGCCGCGAGAACATCGGTGCCGTGGCACTGGACAACCAGGCTCAGGCCGACTTTCGCCTGGGCGAGACGCAGCACAAGGTGCTGGTGGGGCTGGACTACCAGCGCACCCGCATCGACCAGATCACCTTCAGCGGCGGCAGCGCCTCGCCGCTGAACATCTATGCGCCGGTTTACGGCGGGCCGATCGAGCCGCCCGCGCCGTATTTCGACGGCATCACCCGGCTGACGCAGACCGGCGTCTACCTGCAGGACCAGATCAAGTGGGGAGACCGCTGGTCGCTGACGCTGGGCGGGCGCTACGACACCGCCGACAGCACCGTCTTCAGCCGTCTCGATGGCTCGACCCAGCGCATCCGCGATCACAAGTTCACCAGTCGGGCCGGCCTGGTCTACCTGCATCCGAGCGGCTGGGCGCCGTACCTGAGCTATTCGGAGTCGTTCGCACCGACCGCCACCATCGACCCGGTATCGGGCGACCCGTTCAAGCCGGAAAGCGGCAAGCAAGTCGAGGCCGGCGTGCGTTACCAGCCCACGGGCAGCAAGGCGATGTACAGCGCAGCCATCTTCGACCTCAGGCGCAAGAACTACATCAGCTTCGACGGCGACGCCAAGCCCAAGCAGACGGGCGAGATCTCGGTGCGCGGCCTGGAGCTCGAGGCCACGGCCGAGATCGCCTCGCGCATGAACCTCACGGCTTCCTACAGCTACACGCCGCGGGCCATCGTCACGGCCAGCAGCAACCCGAGCGAGATCGGCAAGCAGGCCACGGCCGTGCCGCGCCACCGGCTGTCGGTGTGGGCGGACTACCGCTTCGCCAACGGCTTGAAGGTCGGGCTGGGCGCCCGCTACACCGGGACGAACTATGGCGACGGCGAGGCCGCGTGGCCGAGCAAGGTCCCCGCATCCACGGTGCTCGACGCCATGCTCGGCTACGACATCGACCGCTGGAGCCTGGCGCTGAACCTGCGCAACCTCACCAACAAGACCTACATCGCCAACTGCGGCTACCGCAACTGCTACTACGGCTATCCGCGTACCGCGGTGGCGACTGCCACCTACCGCTGGTAG
- a CDS encoding FecR domain-containing protein: MTPSLPPSEETSRLRQEVIDWFVHRRRADWSARDERIFQDWIAADPKHADAYRQWESRWRAFDAIGPETVAAWREGFTGNGTAAPTRRGFLKPALALAAAGVVAGGSYLGWSHLQAQPVFVQAFATQRGQQLEVPLTDGTVLRLDTATRLEVRYFRQRREVQLIDGQAVFAVQSDAQRPFDVLAGPLQVRVVGTRFAVRYTPAIAGAEGARVSVEQGRVRVAQMDRAADGRWVGPAPDTVPPDAVFLTAGQQVHSDAEGVLAAVSAVSGDGIAPWREHRLSFIDAPLARALAELERYGSTGLVVRDPAVAALRLTGTFDPRDARTLRRVLPSALPVRLKGDGPVAEIVAAP; encoded by the coding sequence ATGACCCCATCGCTGCCACCGTCGGAAGAAACATCGCGCCTGCGCCAGGAGGTGATCGACTGGTTCGTCCATCGCCGACGCGCGGACTGGAGCGCGCGCGACGAGCGCATTTTTCAGGACTGGATCGCCGCGGACCCGAAGCACGCCGATGCCTACCGCCAGTGGGAATCGCGTTGGCGGGCCTTCGATGCGATCGGGCCGGAAACGGTCGCGGCCTGGCGCGAGGGCTTCACGGGGAACGGGACTGCCGCCCCTACGCGGCGCGGCTTCCTGAAGCCGGCGTTGGCGCTGGCCGCCGCGGGCGTGGTCGCCGGTGGCAGCTACCTCGGATGGAGCCATCTGCAAGCCCAGCCTGTGTTCGTGCAGGCCTTCGCCACCCAACGCGGGCAGCAGCTCGAGGTGCCGCTGACCGATGGCACCGTGCTGCGGCTGGACACCGCCACGCGGCTGGAGGTGCGCTATTTCCGCCAACGCCGCGAGGTCCAGCTGATCGATGGGCAGGCCGTCTTCGCGGTGCAGTCGGACGCACAGCGCCCCTTCGATGTGCTGGCGGGGCCGTTGCAGGTCCGTGTGGTCGGCACCCGGTTCGCGGTGCGGTACACGCCGGCCATCGCGGGCGCCGAGGGCGCGCGCGTGTCGGTGGAGCAGGGCAGGGTGCGGGTCGCGCAGATGGACAGGGCCGCCGACGGCCGCTGGGTTGGACCTGCGCCGGATACCGTGCCGCCGGACGCCGTCTTCCTCACCGCCGGCCAGCAGGTGCACAGCGATGCAGAGGGCGTGCTGGCCGCCGTGTCGGCCGTTTCGGGTGACGGCATCGCGCCCTGGCGCGAACACCGGCTGAGCTTCATCGATGCGCCATTGGCCCGCGCGCTGGCCGAACTGGAGCGCTACGGCAGCACCGGCCTCGTGGTGCGCGACCCTGCCGTGGCCGCGCTGCGCTTGACCGGCACCTTCGACCCGCGCGACGCGCGCACGCTGAGGCGCGTGCTGCCGAGTGCCTTGCCCGTGCGGCTCAAGGGCGACGGGCCGGTGGCGGAAATCGTCGCGGCGCCTTGA
- a CDS encoding GIY-YIG nuclease family protein, with the protein MNMPQETRRALVRKYKETVLPAGVFVIRNTLNGRVYVSGSLDVEGAMNRARFELGLRSHRNKALMRDWIAHGAEHFSFEVIDRVKERDDPAFDRAAELEKLLELWREELECVGDKGYNTP; encoded by the coding sequence ATGAACATGCCCCAAGAGACGCGGCGCGCCCTCGTCAGGAAATACAAGGAAACGGTGCTCCCCGCGGGCGTCTTCGTCATTCGCAACACGCTGAACGGCCGCGTCTACGTGTCCGGCAGCCTCGATGTCGAGGGCGCGATGAACCGGGCCCGCTTCGAACTCGGCCTGCGCTCGCATCGCAACAAGGCGCTGATGCGCGACTGGATCGCGCACGGCGCCGAGCATTTCAGCTTCGAGGTGATCGACCGCGTCAAGGAACGCGACGATCCGGCCTTCGATCGCGCCGCCGAACTCGAGAAGCTGCTCGAACTCTGGCGGGAAGAACTCGAGTGCGTCGGCGACAAGGGCTACAACACGCCATGA
- a CDS encoding AsnC family transcriptional regulator codes for MTVDALDFCLTVSRAHANLSLKLREHLGAFHGLDYEDFTLLHLLLRTEGGRMPMGDLSRALGLPMSALLRKMVLLEKTGLAERTAGANEDNSRHATLRPGGRKLMQAAVTTALAICADTVKSLDPESLPQIHAALLALCIEDTASA; via the coding sequence ATGACCGTCGATGCACTGGATTTCTGTCTCACCGTCAGCCGCGCCCATGCCAACCTGAGCCTGAAGCTCCGGGAACACCTGGGCGCGTTCCATGGGCTGGACTACGAAGACTTCACGCTGCTCCACCTGCTGCTGCGCACCGAGGGCGGCCGCATGCCGATGGGCGATCTTTCGCGCGCCTTGGGGTTGCCGATGTCGGCGCTGCTTCGCAAAATGGTCCTGCTCGAAAAAACAGGACTGGCCGAACGCACGGCCGGCGCGAATGAAGACAACAGCCGGCACGCAACCCTCCGCCCCGGCGGCCGGAAACTGATGCAGGCTGCGGTCACGACCGCCCTGGCGATCTGCGCCGACACGGTGAAATCGCTGGACCCCGAAAGCCTGCCGCAGATCCATGCCGCGCTCCTTGCGCTATGCATCGAGGACACAGCGAGCGCCTGA
- a CDS encoding MATE family efflux transporter — MLLSNILQSLSGTLNNVYVGQMLGVGALAAVSSFFPVMFFFIAFIIGLGAGASVLIGQAWGARDAAKAKAVAGTTLTVGVLMGLVIAVFGGAFTTPMLAALGTPPDVLADSTRYARIMLIAMPGVFVFLLATAMLRGVGDTVTPLLTLVISTLIGLVVTPALIRGWGGLPQMGVASGAWASVMSFVVATTWLGFRLRQKKSPLAPDAEFFRHLRIQPHLLKAVLRIGVPTGVQMIVVALAEVVLLSMVNSYGSNATAAYGAVNQVVAYVQFPAISIAIAASILGAQAIGAGRADRLGAITKTALMMNLVLTGSLVLLGYLFSRPLMGFFITSAPVIEIAQTLLHIMLWSLVIFGMAAATSGVMRASGSVLVPTLISIVCILGVEVPVAWVMSHRIGLDGIWIAYPVTFGAMLLLQTAYYQLVWRKKAIHKLV, encoded by the coding sequence ATGTTGCTCAGCAACATCCTGCAGTCGCTCTCGGGCACGCTCAACAACGTCTACGTGGGGCAGATGCTCGGCGTGGGCGCGCTGGCGGCGGTGTCGAGCTTCTTTCCGGTGATGTTCTTCTTCATCGCCTTCATCATCGGCCTGGGCGCCGGCGCCTCGGTGCTGATCGGCCAGGCCTGGGGGGCGCGCGACGCGGCCAAGGCCAAGGCCGTGGCCGGCACCACGCTCACCGTGGGCGTGCTGATGGGCCTGGTGATCGCGGTGTTCGGCGGCGCCTTCACCACGCCGATGCTGGCCGCACTGGGCACGCCGCCCGACGTGCTGGCCGATTCGACGCGCTACGCCCGCATCATGCTGATCGCGATGCCGGGCGTGTTCGTGTTCCTGCTCGCGACCGCGATGCTGCGCGGCGTGGGCGATACCGTCACGCCGCTGCTCACGCTGGTGATCTCCACGCTGATCGGCCTGGTGGTCACGCCCGCGCTCATCCGCGGCTGGGGCGGCCTGCCGCAGATGGGCGTGGCCAGCGGCGCATGGGCCTCGGTGATGTCCTTCGTGGTGGCGACGACCTGGCTGGGCTTTCGGCTGCGCCAGAAAAAGAGCCCGCTCGCGCCCGATGCGGAGTTCTTCCGCCATCTGCGCATCCAGCCGCATCTGCTGAAGGCGGTGTTGCGCATCGGCGTGCCCACGGGCGTGCAGATGATCGTGGTGGCGCTGGCCGAAGTGGTGCTGCTGTCGATGGTCAACAGCTACGGCTCCAATGCCACGGCCGCCTATGGCGCGGTGAACCAGGTGGTGGCGTATGTGCAGTTCCCGGCCATCTCGATCGCCATTGCCGCGTCGATCCTCGGCGCGCAGGCCATCGGTGCGGGCCGTGCCGACCGGCTCGGCGCGATCACGAAGACGGCGCTGATGATGAACCTCGTGCTGACCGGCAGCCTCGTGCTGCTCGGCTACCTGTTCTCGCGGCCGCTCATGGGCTTCTTCATCACCAGCGCGCCGGTGATCGAGATCGCGCAGACGCTGCTGCACATCATGCTGTGGAGCCTGGTGATCTTCGGCATGGCTGCGGCCACGTCGGGCGTCATGCGTGCGAGCGGCTCGGTGCTGGTGCCCACGCTGATCTCCATCGTCTGCATCCTGGGCGTCGAAGTGCCGGTGGCCTGGGTCATGAGCCACCGCATCGGGCTGGACGGGATCTGGATCGCCTACCCGGTGACCTTCGGCGCGATGCTGCTGCTGCAGACGGCGTACTACCAACTGGTGTGGCGCAAGAAGGCCATCCACAAGCTGGTGTGA